The Neospora caninum Liverpool complete genome, chromosome X genome includes a region encoding these proteins:
- a CDS encoding Lipoic acid synthetase, related — protein MRCRRGPHRCLSRAPRGRRLIRPEAPFSLDAADPKGGPVGLKKAPFPPKAETKAQSFPASGQPRLVRAPTGSTSQLHTLHLVEQKNHAINSCKDKSVASTSTRYWRRCCAIALCATQVCEEAQCPNIGECWNGGTATLILLGDTCTRGCRFCAIKTSSKPPPPDPLEPEKVADAVAKWDIDYVVMTSVDRDDMPDGGAGHFARTVQLVKKAKPSMLIECLVSDFQGMEESVRTLAQSGLDVYAHNIETVRRLTPYVRDKRAKYDQSLRVLQLAKKSNPSLFTKSSIMVGLGETEEEVVQTLRDLRAHDVDVVTLGQYLRPTKQQLGVVEYVAPETFKKYQEIAEKMGFKYVASGPLVRSSYKAGEYFMKHLIDGARKNGREAVKQVKLEADVGTMKGTTTTFGANE, from the exons ATGCGCTGCCGTCGCGGCCCTCAcaggtgtctctcccgtGCGCCTCGCGGGCGTCGGCTGATCCGGCCGGAAGCCCCCTTTTCGCTGGATGCTGCGGATCCCAAGGGCGGTCCTGTGGGTCTGAAAAAGGCGCCGTTTCCCCCCAAAGCGGAAACAAAGGCGCAGTCATTCCCCGCGTCGGGACAACCACGGCTGGTCCGCGCCCCGACTGGTTCCACGTCCCAGCTCCACACGCTGCATCTCGTGGAGCAGAAGAATCACGCTATCAACAGCTGCAAAGACAAATCCGTGGCCTCGACCTCCACACG TTACTGGCGTCGGTGCTGTGCGATTGCTCTCTGTGCCACGCAGGTGTGCGAAGAGGCCCAGTGCCCGAACATCGGGGAGTGCTGGAACGGAGGAACTGCCACTCTAATTCTCTTGGGCGACACGTGCACGCGAGGATGTCGATTCTGTGCAATCAAAACGTCGAGCAAACCGCCTCCTCCCGATCCATTAGAACCCGAGAAAGTCGCGGATGCGGTGGCCAAGTGGGACATCGACTACGTTGTCATGACAAGTGTCGACAG AGACGACATGCCCGACGGAGGCGCAGGTCACTTCGCTCGAACGGTCCAGCTGGTCAAAAAGGCGAAGCCTTCGATGCTCATCGAATGCCTTGTCTCGGATTTCCAAGGAATGGAAGAG TCCGTCCGTACACTCGCGCAATCGGGGTTGGATGTGTACGCTCACAACATCGAGACAGTTCGGCGTTTGACCCCCTACGTTCGGGATAAGAGAGCAAAGTACGACCAATCTCTACGTGTCCTTCAGCTCGCAAAGAAGTCCAACCCCTCACTCTTCACAAAGTCCTCGATAATGGTTGGACTCGgcgaaaccgaagaagaggtTGTCCAAACTCTCCGGGATCTTCGCGCTCACGACGTCGACGTTGTGACTCTCGGTCAGTATCTCCGGCCAACAAAACAGCAGCTAGGGGTCGTTGAATATGTCGCTCCGGAAACGTTCAAAAAATATCAGGAGATTGCGGAGAAGATGGGATTCAAGTACGTGGCTAGCGGCCCGCTGGTGCGCTCATCTTACAAGGCAGGGGAGTACTTCATGAAGCATCTTATTGATGGTGCAAGAAAAAACGGTCGGGAAGCTGTGAAACAGGTCAAGCTGGAAGCCGATGTCGGTACAATGAAGGGGACCACAACGACATTTGGAGCAAACGAGTAA
- a CDS encoding PST-A protein, related, giving the protein MGNSQGNARMRSPNDISDVARGKDGWVELDRDEACRFVSLEAPITDAVEFPYDNKPEHGSFVNVQGLRIHTYFWYPQASQSRTSGAGLRESTSRPDASASPLLPQRHSSCSPTASFSTLGAGQAAPSSSLDRNRGPTKVAHAGFYPPHPSPSVTSVPRHALPTCNGRRAYTADHLGAASGSLPAPEQALLDKATAVCGARGVVLLLHGYCNHSRLAWLSKPLPPGHRRRDPTVVGYPTVSEALSVPAAVASNSSCRSEADEQSFDFSPAATLSTAGSWKNALEGTSEFKPDPPGRVASRSRAASLTAEEPAGGCDRTEGWVETVGDASVSASWHIQYQGSWVEALNRAGFLVAAMDFQGHGLSEGWQGKRGSVNRLDDLALDVIQFITIIRRRCQFLRGVYRHCVHDGKHRSGSREVKEGAERRPDSERQTSSKPRRGMPTSEMEPNGGETKEQSTQESNGGIDNDEENPPIFLLGVSLGGWAAARTIQLLGDPKAVASLFLVCDPNGPLPQFSGILTPHAAASPPHSGASAGPLPFPIEKQLTSSLSAARVSRQRQSSSFASLGALSSVGQTQTSLTTAGVSGCVLLSPMLDLSFVKSATKYNLYRHLMVRLAEWAPNMVVSRPLPNKEYPYLEAHMQRDKYTYKGGSRLRMVREMFEGTDTILHPECLSLISESTCGALLVMHNLLDGVCGVEGSLRLFHGATRIRDKSFLAVNAYVDGTASTQHLNPVEFSTGAPAEVLARFGTGALPAPASTLAGCGSPEVLQPLQETREGVKAAGGSMDLEGQAAAQDPHATPCAVTAEIRCGLAHDLSEGTSESVERKRTPSQHRHQGTEARDSVSGPAVGKEEVGTEEVCDVTSLNAHEGGKSQQQENVERAVPFQATGREFSLVFF; this is encoded by the exons ATGGGCAATTCCCAGGGGAACGCTCGGATGCGTTCGCCCAATGACATCTCCGACGTTGCTCGTGGAAAAGACGGATGGGTTGAACTGGATCGTGACGAAGCGTGCCGGTTTGTGTCTCTTGAGGCTCCCATCACTGACGCAGTCGAGTTTCCCTATGATAACAAGCCTGAGCACGGTTCCTTCGTGAATGTCCAAGGTCTCCGTATCCATACGTATTTCTGGTACCCTCAAGCGTCGCAGTCGAGAACCTCTGGTGCAGGTTTGAGAGAATCAACTTCGCGTCCTGAcgcgtctgcctcccctTTGCTGCCCCAGCGACACTCTTCTTGCTCGCCTACTGCGTCCTTCTCGACACTCGGCGCAGGACAGGCCGCGCCGTCTTCTAGCCTTGATCGCAACAGAGGGCCGACGAAAGTCGCCCACGCTGGATTTTATCCTCCGCATCCGTCTCCATCCGTCACATCTGTCCCCCGACATGCGCTTCCGACGTGCAACGGGAGACGCGCCTACACAGCAGACCATCTGGGGGCGGCGTCCGGCTCACTGCCCGCACCAGAACAGGCTCTTCTCGACAAAGCGACAGCTGTGTGCGGCGCTCGAGGAGTCGTGCTCCTTCTCCATGGCTACTGCAACCACTCCCGCCTTGCCTGGCTTTCCAAACCTCTGCCGCCGGGTCACAGGCGAAGAGACCCGACGGTGGTTGGGTACCCAACCGTCTCTGAAGCTTTGTCGGTGCCTGCGGCCGTCGCTTCAAACAGTTCGTGTCGATCCGAAGCGGACGAGCAAAGCTTCGACTTTTCGCCCGCCGCCACTCTCTCCACAGCTGGGAGTTGGAAAAACGCGCTAGAGGGTACATCGGAGTTCAAACCTGATCCGCCGGGGCGAGTGGCGAGCCGCTCGCGAGCGGCGTCGCTGACGGCTGAAGAACCGGCCGGAGGGTGCGATCGAACTGAAGGATGGGTGGAGACAGTTGGGGACGccagcgtctctgcgtcaTGGCATATTCAGTATCAAGGTAGTTGGGTGGAAGCGCTAAACCGGGCGGGCTTTCTGGTCGCCGCCATGGATTTCCAGGGCCACGGCCTATCTGAGGGTTGGCAAGGGAAACGTGGGAGTGTGAACCGGTTGGATGACCTCGCCCTGGACGTCATTCAGTTTATCACTATCAttcgccgtcgctgccaATTCCTTCGcggagtgtacagacactgtGTGCACGATGGGAAGCATCGAAGTGGTTCAAGGGAGGTCAAGGAGGGTGCAGAACGGCGGCCAGACTCCGAGCGACAAACGAGCAGCAAGCCACGCCGCGGGATGCCAACGAGCGAGATGGAGCCAAACGgtggagaaacgaaggaacaGTCCACTCAGGAGAGCAACGGAGGAATTGACAACGATGAGGAAAATCCTCCGATTTTTCTTCTGGGTGTATCTTTAGGTGGATGGGCAGCTGCCAGGACGATTCAGCTGCTCGGCGATCCTAAAGCTGTAGCTTCGCTCTTCTTAGTTTGTGACCCGAACGGGCCTCTGCCCCAGTTTTCCGGCATCCTGACGCCACACGCAGCTGCCAGTCCACCTCACAGCGGTGCCTCTGCTGGTCCGCTTCCCTTCCCCATTGAAAAGCAACTgacgtcctctctctcagccgCCCGGGTTTCTCGGCAGCGacagtcttcctcttttgcgAGTCTTGGCGCTTTGTCATCCGTTGGGCAAACGCAAACGTCCCTTACCACTGCAGGTGTATCGGGCTGcgtgcttctctcgccgATGTTGGATCTCTCTTTCGTGAAGAGTGCAACAAAATATAATCTCTACCGACACCTGATGGTTCGTTTAGCAGAGTGGGCACCAAACATGGTTGTCTCCCGGCCTCTTCCCAATAAGGAATATCCCTACCTGGAGGCGCACATGCAAAGAGATAAGTATACGTATAAGGGTGGTTCGCGATTGCGAATGGTGAGGGAAATGTTTGAAGGAACTGACACGATTCTCCATCCagagtgtctctccctcatATCTGAGAGTACCTGCGGGGCGCTCCTGGTCATGCACAATCTTCTCGACGGTGTCTGCGGAGTCGAGGGGagtctgcgtctcttccatGGTGCCACAAGAATCAGAGACAAAAGCTTTCTTGCGGTGAATGCGTATGTGGATGGCACTGCGTCTACTCAGCACCTGAATCCTGTGGAGTTCAGCACGGGCGCGCCAGCGGAAGTTTTGGCGCGATTCGGAACAGGCGCGCTGCCTGCACCGGCCTCTACACTCGCTGGATGTGGAAGCCCAGAAGTGCTTCAGCCGCTCCAGGAGACTAGAGAAGGTGTCAAGGCGGCGGGAGGAAGTATGGATCTCGAAGGACAGGCAGCGGCTCAGGATCCGCATGCAACGCCCTGTGCTGTGACCGCAGAGATTCGATGCGGTCTGGCGCACGACCTGTCGGAGGGCACAAGTGAAAGCGTTGAGCGAAAGAGGACGCCAAGCCAGCATCGTCACCAAGGCACAGAGGCCAGAGACTCAGTATCCGGTCCAGCGGTCGGTAAGGAAGAAGTGGGTACAGAGGAAGTTTGCGACGTCACTTCTTTGAATGCCCATGAAGGCGGGAAGTCGCAGCAGCAGGAGAATGTTGAGAGGGCAG TCCCCTTTCAGGCCACTGGGAGAGAGTTTTCTCTTGTGTTTTTCTGA
- a CDS encoding Diacylglycerol acyl transferase, related gives MWAEVGQFLVVVVAPPFLGLYFIHALFFPTVWRTDRAKPYRETGVRPAQEQLPLVVRIRSYVATRILSSLLLTCVFMNVFCLLHLRRVAWWYIPYAIWCIFLAERFGKPLGLPSKWLRTLPFWNWLAEYFPFTLLKENPAAQFATDKNYLFGFHPHGVLGFSCCGQFAGMPPRPENNLAVLLPGLDFRVTTLEVNMRTPFFRHILQLLGFISCSKGNIQRVLESQEKGKAVVLLVGGGREALMAEEGKNNLVLQRRKGFFELALRTGASVVPVYALGENDLYTVIKSPLAKLLSEQTMRLFGFSCPLFFGRGAFQMFLPLRVPTFTMIGDPIECKKTENATDEDIARLRQQYCEALHRVFNKVKDAYRPKREFQHLRIVE, from the exons ATGTGGGCGGAGGTGGGACAATTTCTGGTGGTTGTTGTGGCACCTCCGTTCCTCGGTCTCTACTTTATCCACGCGCTCTTTTTCCCCACAGTTTGGCGAACAGACCGCGCGAAGCCTTACCGGGAAACCGGCGTGCGACCCGCTCAAGAACAACTCCCCCTTGTGGTTCGAATTCGCTCGTATGTGGCGACTCGAATTTTGTCCTCACTCCTCCTCACTTGCGTCTTCATGAacgtcttctgccttctccacCTACGGCGCGTAGCCTGGTGGTACATTCCCTACGCCATCTGGTGCATTTTCCTCGCTGAGAGATTCGGAAAGCCGCTGGGCTTGCCTTCCAAATGG CTGAGAACATTGCCTTTTTGGAATTGGCTGGCAGAGTACTTCCCCTTCACGCTTTTGAAGGAAAACCCTGCTGCTCAGTTCGCTACAGATAAAAATTACCTCTTTGGATTCCACCCG CACGGCGTATTGGGTTTCTCGTGCTGCGGACAATTCGCTGGCATGCCGCCGCGTCCGGAGAATAACTTGGCCGTGCTCCTTCCTG GTTTGGACTTCCGAGTCACCACTCTCGAGGTCAACATGCGCACGCCCTTCTTCCGGCACATTCTCCAATTGCTGGGGTTCATTTCGTGCAGCAAAGGAAACATCCAAAGAGTCCTCGAAAG ccaggagaagggaaaagcagTTGTGCTTCTGGTCGGCGGCGGCCGCGAAGCGTTAAtggcggaagaaggaaaaaacaacTTGGTTCTACAAAGGCGAAAAGGCTTCTTCGAGTTAGCCCTTCGTACAGGTGCTTCCGTAGTTCCG GTGTACGCCCTCGGCGAGAATGATTTGTACACCGTGATCAAGTCGCCCCTAGCCAAGCTGCTGAGTGAGCAAACGATGCGgctcttcggcttctcttgtccgctcttcttcg GTCGAGGCGCCTTCCAAATGTTTCTTCCGTTGCGGGTGCCGACGTTCACCATGATTGGAGATCCAATTGAGTGtaaaaaaacggagaacgcCACCGATGAAGATATCGCTCGC CTGAGGCAACAGTACTGCGAGGCACTCCATCGCGTCTTCAACAAAGTGAAA